In Oncorhynchus clarkii lewisi isolate Uvic-CL-2024 chromosome 16, UVic_Ocla_1.0, whole genome shotgun sequence, one genomic interval encodes:
- the LOC139367626 gene encoding mitochondrial ubiquitin ligase activator of NFKB 1-like, which produces MDTSGKPSTAQFLLLATSSALTAVFYSVYWRRTTTVARLKGAKKVSIDQDMKNILTEAPGKCVPYAVIEGVVRSVKETLNSQFVDNCKGVIERLTLKEKKMVWNRTTHLWNESEKVIHQRTNTVPFDLVSHDEAVAATIRVIRPLDSSELDLETTYENFHPTAQSLTNVIGHFISGERPKGIHEMEEMLRLGESVTGVGELVLDNNLVKLQPPKQGLRYFLSRLDYDSLVEKQQSTVRFWRILTMMFGVVASTTLFFILWKQWAYHTQRRKKKNVLEEFKEQQRKRLRELNVEEASVSPSACTVCLSQERSCVFLECGHVCACDRCYQALPKPKKCPICRATIERVVPLYNS; this is translated from the exons ATGGATACTAGTGGGAAACCCTCCACAGCCCAATTTCTGCTATTAGCCACCAGCTCAGCACTTACTGCAGTCTTCTACTCTGTGTACTGGAGGAGGACAACAACAGTAGCAAGATTAAAG GGAGCCAAGAAAGTGTCTATTGATCAGGATATGAAGAACATCCTGACAGAAGCACCAGGAAAATGTGTCCCGTACGCTGTTATTGAAGGTGTTGTGAGATCTGTGAAAGAAACCTTGAACAGCCAGTTTGTGGACAACTGCAAAGGGGTCATCGAGAGGTTAACTCTAAAGGAGAAGAAGATGGTGTGGAATCGCACCACTCATCTCTG GAACGAGAGTGAAAAGGTCATCCACCAGCGTACCAACACGGTGCCCTTTGACCTGGTGTCCCACGACGAGGCTGTGGCAGCCACCATTCGGGTCATCCGTCCCCTGGACTCCTCGGAGCTGGACCTGGAGACCACCTATGAGAACTTTCACCCCACTGCCCAGTCCCTGACCAACGTCATCGGCCACTTCATCAGCGGGGAGCGCCCTAAAg GTATCCACGAGATGGAGGAGATGTTACGTCTGGGGGAGAGTGTGACCGGGGTCGGGGAGCTGGTGCTGGACAACAACCTGGTGAAGCTCCAGCCTCCCAAGCAGGGCCTGAGGTACTTCCTCAGCCGACTGGACTATGACTCCCTGGTGGAGAAGCAGCAGAGCACAGTCAGGTTCTGGAGGATCCTGACTATGATGTTTGGTGTAGTTGCTTCCACAACGCTCTTCTTCATCCTGTGGAAGCAGTGGGCTTACCATacacagaggaggaagaagaagaatgttCTGGAGGAATTCAAGGAGCAGCAGAGGAAGCGGTTGAGGGAGCTGAATGTGGAGGaggccagtgtttcccctagtgCCTGTACAGTGTGTTTGAGCCAGGAGCGTTCCTGTGTGTTCCTGGAGTGTGGGCATGTCTGTGCTTGTGACCGGTGCTACCAGGCACTGCCAAAGCCAAAGAAGTGCCCTATCTGCAGGGCGACGATAGAGAGGGTAGTGCCTCTTTATAACAGCTAA